Proteins co-encoded in one Thermoflexus sp. genomic window:
- a CDS encoding HEAT repeat domain-containing protein — protein MPQVWLGGIQRIGMEQPIPVMNWMALALAAALGAALTLLIPLLLPRLWGVLQLRGRGLFREASFRRACLRTPPVLPHATGPLSRQIGRVPLRQVFVNPPLRVLQKAASQPGTGIRWWIVGEPGAGKTTLLQMLALCWSEAAQGRPGPLLTLLQALVSAELLPAGRAFTNQIPFWLSVAQYRPQVPLSQQLADGLYRATRGALPVPVEILERWLQHGRCALLVDGFGQSGQADAEAALLEELERLAARTGCSIVAAGAAQAVQLAGFHSFALEPWTKEQILALAERWYAAAGPGKGGEGPGGFLRALQEDPERMALAGNPWLLSGLLAICAQHGGLPSRRSVLYSQLVEALLDRPQAFPEEEELPAPLKLAALENLAWAMLLLRRPSLPAASAEGWLADLLQSDGRFEPAQVRLALAWLRERCGLVTPGPALAFLRPDFLFALVARTALTDPGRRAMLLRQIDDPDWHEAVAMFVGLAEPAVARELLSYLLDSEDDLFYSRTRLAGRCLIEAPHLQGEWRDPMIERLRTLLWTTPYAFLQKEAAAILARIPGQTEWLADQLRKPDLSIGARGFIVEALAREQGARAAGLLALALRDPRIPGLVREQIAEQLGRLGDPSLARDLLDLVGDESVEVELRRKVVMAIAQIGDRSLGPALVELLGLPWLSPAIREALVEALRALGDARLVDELISWIRDPNMPVELRRRIVGILGAWIEPPHVETLQALIEDRDLDISLRAALLNALAEAGFRSIVPWLMDLLRESRWQRLLDSIWARVRTLPPFLVQWIDRLTGLSARVQEDFSRPILQRQAIVALGLLRDRRATPFLLRLLKDPQVHPSLRALVPDALAAIGESRVVPELLTMLQDRGTDSAIRERIALALGTMKATSAIRVLLDLLRDPTEDPFIQARAALAIGLMRDPSVALELVPLLRQENLPVTARRAIADALGTLGNREVVRSLIQLLPEERIPASVRQSIADAIGALGASEMGDELMWLLRGERIDPHVRGAIALTLATLRYRPAASEILSLLSDTRIDPSVRQSLAESLGSLWDPSLIAPLARLAHESTLEPAVRQAIVRTLGGHGGPDAFSALWILARNAEAPMPLRRAAADAMVTSASPEFEEALVSVALDPEIPPYLRGRALEALRRVGGDVGTVHALAAALHESDMPNAMFATLMEVARRARVRLLRKGETMSWVAEENPIPRPARQHPEGF, from the coding sequence ATGCCGCAGGTGTGGCTGGGGGGGATCCAGCGGATTGGGATGGAGCAGCCGATTCCGGTGATGAACTGGATGGCGTTGGCGCTGGCCGCGGCCCTGGGTGCGGCGCTCACCTTGCTGATCCCGTTGCTTCTTCCCCGACTCTGGGGGGTTCTGCAGCTTCGGGGGAGAGGGCTGTTCCGCGAGGCGAGCTTCCGGCGCGCATGCCTGAGGACGCCCCCAGTCCTCCCCCACGCCACGGGCCCGCTATCCCGCCAGATCGGTCGGGTTCCTCTCCGGCAGGTCTTTGTGAACCCTCCGTTGCGAGTCCTCCAGAAGGCCGCTTCCCAGCCCGGAACGGGAATTCGCTGGTGGATCGTGGGGGAGCCAGGAGCTGGGAAGACGACCCTTCTCCAGATGCTGGCCCTTTGCTGGTCCGAGGCGGCGCAGGGCCGCCCCGGCCCGCTCCTGACGCTTCTGCAGGCGCTGGTTTCCGCAGAGCTCCTCCCCGCGGGCCGGGCGTTCACGAATCAGATCCCCTTCTGGTTGTCCGTCGCCCAGTATCGGCCTCAAGTCCCGTTGAGCCAGCAGCTCGCCGATGGCCTCTACCGCGCCACCCGCGGCGCCCTACCGGTGCCGGTGGAGATTCTGGAGCGATGGCTTCAGCATGGCCGCTGCGCGTTGCTCGTGGATGGGTTTGGGCAAAGCGGGCAGGCGGACGCGGAAGCGGCTTTGCTGGAAGAGCTGGAGCGGCTGGCTGCGAGGACAGGTTGCTCCATCGTCGCCGCAGGGGCCGCACAGGCGGTCCAGCTGGCGGGTTTCCACAGTTTTGCCCTTGAGCCATGGACGAAGGAGCAGATCTTGGCCCTGGCGGAGCGCTGGTATGCCGCGGCGGGGCCTGGGAAAGGCGGAGAGGGGCCTGGAGGGTTCCTTCGTGCTCTTCAGGAAGATCCAGAGCGCATGGCGCTGGCTGGGAATCCCTGGCTGCTTTCCGGGCTCCTTGCGATCTGCGCGCAACATGGCGGCCTCCCTTCCCGCCGCTCGGTCCTCTATTCGCAGCTGGTCGAAGCTTTGCTGGATCGTCCTCAGGCTTTCCCAGAGGAGGAAGAGCTCCCTGCTCCTTTGAAGCTCGCTGCGCTCGAGAACTTGGCATGGGCGATGCTCCTGTTGCGGCGACCCTCCCTCCCTGCTGCCTCGGCGGAGGGATGGCTGGCCGATCTGCTCCAATCCGACGGACGCTTCGAGCCCGCTCAGGTCCGCCTCGCCCTCGCCTGGCTGCGGGAGCGCTGCGGACTGGTCACCCCAGGCCCTGCCCTTGCCTTCCTGCGGCCGGACTTCCTGTTCGCCCTGGTCGCTCGCACGGCGTTGACGGATCCCGGCCGGCGGGCGATGTTGCTGCGGCAAATCGATGACCCGGACTGGCATGAGGCGGTGGCGATGTTCGTCGGCTTGGCCGAGCCGGCCGTGGCGCGCGAGCTTCTTTCCTATCTGCTGGATTCCGAGGATGACCTCTTCTATTCGAGGACCCGCCTGGCCGGCCGCTGTCTGATCGAAGCGCCGCACCTACAGGGGGAGTGGCGGGATCCGATGATTGAGCGTCTGCGCACGCTATTGTGGACGACCCCTTACGCGTTCCTTCAGAAGGAAGCTGCCGCGATCCTGGCCCGGATCCCCGGTCAGACCGAGTGGCTGGCCGATCAGCTCCGGAAGCCAGATCTCTCCATCGGGGCTCGTGGCTTCATTGTGGAGGCGCTGGCCCGGGAGCAGGGAGCTCGGGCGGCAGGACTCCTGGCCCTGGCCTTGCGAGATCCCCGTATTCCCGGGCTGGTGCGGGAGCAAATCGCTGAACAGCTGGGGCGTCTGGGAGATCCTTCCCTGGCCCGGGATTTGCTGGATCTGGTGGGGGATGAAAGCGTGGAGGTGGAGCTTCGACGCAAGGTGGTGATGGCCATCGCCCAGATCGGGGATCGGTCGTTAGGGCCGGCGCTGGTGGAGCTCCTGGGCCTCCCCTGGTTGAGCCCGGCCATTCGGGAAGCTCTTGTGGAGGCGCTCCGGGCTCTGGGCGATGCCCGCCTGGTGGATGAGCTGATCTCATGGATCCGCGATCCGAACATGCCGGTGGAGCTTCGGCGTCGGATCGTCGGGATCCTCGGTGCCTGGATCGAGCCCCCGCATGTGGAGACGCTGCAAGCTCTGATTGAGGATCGCGATCTGGATATCAGCTTACGAGCCGCTCTCCTGAACGCACTGGCTGAGGCAGGATTTCGCTCCATTGTCCCATGGCTTATGGATCTTCTTCGGGAAAGCCGCTGGCAGCGCCTGCTGGATTCCATATGGGCACGGGTTCGAACCCTCCCGCCGTTCCTCGTCCAGTGGATCGATCGGTTGACGGGCCTGTCCGCGCGGGTTCAGGAAGATTTCTCCCGGCCCATCCTGCAGCGCCAGGCGATCGTGGCCCTGGGTCTGTTGCGGGATCGCCGTGCGACCCCGTTTCTGCTGCGCCTCCTGAAGGATCCCCAGGTTCATCCTTCTCTGCGGGCCCTGGTGCCGGATGCGCTGGCGGCGATCGGGGAGAGCCGGGTGGTGCCGGAACTCCTGACCATGCTTCAGGATCGCGGGACCGATTCCGCGATCCGGGAACGGATCGCTCTGGCCCTGGGCACCATGAAGGCCACGTCAGCCATCCGGGTCCTGCTGGATCTCCTGCGTGATCCCACGGAGGATCCTTTCATCCAGGCTCGGGCCGCTCTGGCCATCGGGCTGATGCGGGATCCCTCAGTGGCTCTGGAGCTGGTGCCGTTGCTCCGTCAGGAGAACCTCCCCGTGACTGCCCGCCGGGCCATCGCCGATGCCTTGGGGACGCTGGGGAACCGGGAGGTGGTGCGCTCCTTGATCCAGCTCCTGCCCGAGGAGCGGATCCCTGCTTCCGTGCGGCAATCCATCGCGGATGCGATCGGGGCCCTGGGTGCCTCGGAGATGGGGGATGAATTGATGTGGTTGTTGCGGGGTGAGCGGATCGATCCCCATGTGCGAGGGGCCATCGCCCTCACGCTGGCCACCCTTCGCTATCGTCCGGCCGCTTCGGAGATCCTTTCCTTGCTATCGGACACTCGGATCGACCCATCCGTGCGTCAGAGCTTGGCGGAAAGCCTGGGGAGCTTGTGGGATCCCTCGCTCATCGCTCCGCTGGCCCGCCTCGCTCACGAGAGCACGCTGGAGCCAGCGGTTCGTCAGGCCATTGTGCGCACGCTGGGAGGACATGGCGGGCCAGATGCTTTCTCCGCTCTCTGGATCCTGGCCCGGAACGCGGAGGCCCCCATGCCCCTGCGCCGGGCGGCGGCGGACGCGATGGTCACCAGCGCCAGCCCGGAATTCGAGGAAGCGTTGGTGTCGGTGGCCCTGGATCCGGAGATCCCTCCATACCTTCGGGGTCGGGCGCTGGAGGCCTTGCGCCGGGTAGGCGGCGATGTGGGAACCGTCCATGCCCTGGCGGCTGCGCTGCACGAGTCCGACATGCCGAATGCGATGTTTGCCACCCTGATGGAAGTCGCCCGGCGGGCGCGGGTTCGCCTTTTGCGGAAAGGGGAAACCATGAGCTGGGTCGCGGAGGAAAATCCGATCCCACGTCCAGCCCGTCAGCACCCCGAAGGGTTCTGA